The following nucleotide sequence is from Thermogemmatispora onikobensis.
GCTGCGTTCGCTTCGGTGTATCACCAGGCGCTTTGGGAGTCTTCGACTCCTGCTGCTCTAACATGCTGCGTTACTCCTCTCGTAAATTACCGCTCGTCAGTCGCCGCCCGCTCCCACACCCACTACACCTACCACCCCACACGATCGCTAGACCGCTTGCCGCGGGGCCGGACGCACGACAAAGAAAGGGTAGGTAAGAAATAGGATTCACTTCTAGAAAACTTGTCCTGCAGGCAAGTTATCGGCTATGATTTCCCCGGTCGACCTTCCTCGGGACAGTATACTCGGAAACCTCCCCGATTACAAGCCTTTACCCACAAGATATTGAGATTTTCTCATTCTCAAGCACAACATATTGAGAGATGTTGAGACGTGGTATGATAAGGGGAGTAGCAGGTCAGTCAGCCAGCCTGGGCCAGCCTGGGAAACTCCCCGGTTGACTGAGCGGACCGGACCACGTAATGCTTGTTCTGGAGGATTTGACAGCGTCATGCGGGCAGAGATTATTTCCTGTGGCACCGAGCTGCTGCTTGGTCAGATCACCGATACCAATGCCACCTACCTGGCGCAAAGCCTGAGTGGGCTAGGGATCGATCTCTATTTTGTCTCCCAGGTCGGGGATAACCTGGAGCGCATCGTTGAGACGCTGCGCCGCGCCTGGGAGCGCTCTGAATTGATTATCATGACTGGCGGTCTTGGACCCACCGAGGACGATCTGACGCGCGAGGCGATCAGCACGCTGTTGGGTGAGCGCATGCAGGTTGACCCAGGTCTGGAGGCCGAGCTGCGTGCCTGGTTTGCTGCCCGCGGCGTTCAGATGCCCGAGCGCAATGTCAAGCAGGCCACACTCATTCCTTCGGCACGCCCGCTGCCGAATCCTTTAGGAACAGCGCCCGGCTGGTGGGTCGAGCAGGCAGGGCGCATCATTGTCGCCATGCCAGGGGTACCACGCGAGATGTATCGGATGTGGGAGGCCGAGGTGATCCCCCGCCTGAGTCCCTATACTGGGGGTCTGATCTTCACACGCATTCTGCGCGTCATCGGCCTGGGAGAGTCGACGGTTGAGCAGCGCCTGGAGCCTTTCATTCACGCGAGCAATCCGACGGTAGCCACCTACGCTAAGAGCGATGCCGTAGATGTGCGCGTGACTGCCAAGGCGGCCAGCCGTGAGGAGGCCAAGCGCTTGGTTAGCGAAACTGAGGCACGCATTCGCGAGGTGCTTGGCGACTACATCTTCGGGGTCGACAAGGAGACGCTCCCGAGCGTGGTCGGCGCCATGCTGGCCCAACGCGGTCAGACGCTGGCAGTGATGGAGAGCTTTACCGGGGGACTGCTCTCCAGCCTGATCACAGATATACCTGGCAGCTCGCGCTATTTCCGCGGCGGGCTGGTAGCCTACAGTCGCGCTGTCGCTCAGGAGATGGGTCTCTCCTCCGAGCCAGTCGAGCGGGCCGGCCTGGTCAGCGAAGAGACAGCCCGCGCTATGGCCCAGCTCGCCCGCCAGCGTCTGGCCGCCGACTACGGTATTGGCATCACCGGCGTAGCCGGCCCAGAGCCGCTCGAGCAGCAACCTGCAGGTACCCTGTTTCTGGCTATTGCCGGACCAACCGGCGTGGTGACTTCCAGCGGCAGCGGCTGGCGCGGCAACCGCGAGGACCAGAAGTACCGCTCCGCTCTCGCCGCCCTGAATCTGCTCCGCCTCCATCTGTTGGGCATTAAGAAGGCGCAGTAGTAGCGCCCCCGGCTGGATGGCTCGTCATCCTGGTACTCGTCAGCCGCTGCTCAGTTTGGGCTGTTCGCCCCTTGCCAGAAGACCAGCCCGAGTGCTATCATTACCACGCCCTGCACGTGCGCTCAGAGCATGATAGGCTGCAGGCCAGTTCCAGCGTGCTGGCGCAGGCCGCGAGCGCTGCAGGGAGCATTCTTCACGACTCCCTCCGGCTTGGGGCCAAGATAAACGGCACCTTGCTAGCTGAATTGATGCTGGTGCGCTATGGAGAGATCTGGCCAGAAGACAACGGAGCTGCAGAGAAAGGACCGCGCCGCCCGCAAGAAACCGGCGCGGTCCCGTTTTCCTTTTCGTCTGAGCCGCTCATCGCCGCTGATCCGATTGCTGGCAGTGCTCGGTCCAGGTCTGATCGCCGCCAATGCGGGCAATGACGCTGGAGGTATTGCTACCTATTCGGCTGCCGGGGCTAACTATGGCTACAACCTGCTGTGGGCCCTCTTCATCAGCAGCTTTTTTGTGGCGGTGCTTCAGGAGATGTGCGCTCGCATGGGCGCGGTGACCGGCAAGGGACTGGCCGATTTGATCCGCGAGGAGTTCGGGGTGCGCTGGACAGCGCTCGCCATGCTGGCGCTGCTGATTGCAAACACGGGGATTACGGTCTCGGAGTTTCTCGGCATCGGCGCCAGCGTGCAGGTGCTGGCTCAGGACGTGCATACGCCCTGGATCTACGTGACTGTGCCAGTCTGTGGGCTGGCGCTCTGGTGGCTGGTGATTAAAGGTTCCTATCGGCGTGTGGAGAAGGTCTTTATTGCAATGTCCCTCGGTTTCCTCTCCTACATCCCCGCCGCCTTCGTCGCTCATCCCGATTGGGGAGCCATCGCTCACCAAAGCGTCCTTCCCACTTTCCAGCTGGATAGCGACTATCTGCTGACAGCGGCGGCCCTGGTGGGTACCACCATCAGCCCCTATATGCTCTTTTATGTGCAGTCCGCTGTTGCTGACAAGGGCATCCATGCTGGCGAGTACATCTATGAGCAGATCGACGTCTATAGCGGGACGCTCTTCGCGACGATTATTTCTTTCTTTATCGTTGTCGCTACAGGAGCGACGCTTTTCGTCTCCCATCACCCGGCAAGCACGGCGCTGGACGCAGCCTTCGCGCTGCGCAGCCTGGCCGGCCCCTATGCCTCGCTCCTCTTCAGCATTGGTCTCTTTGGTGCTTCGCTGCTGGCTGCAGCCGTCCTGCCTCTCTCAACAGCGTACGCGATCTGCGAAGCCTTCGGCTTTGAGCGCAGCCTCTCGCGCAGCTTCCGTGAGGCACCTGTCTTCCAGGGCCTTTTTACAGCCTTGATCGTGCTCGGGGTCCTGGTGACGCTGATTCCCGGATTGCCTATCTTCCAGGTGCTGATTGTGCTCCAGGATATCAATACGGCCATGCTGCCGATTATCCTGGTCTTCATTATTCTGCTGGTCAACAATCGTCGCCTGATGGGCAAACATAAGAATTCGCTGCTGTTCAATATCTTCGGCTGGGCCACCGTCCTGTTCGTCTCTATTCTGACCCTGATCCTGCTGGCCGTCAATCTCTTGCACCTCTGAGATCTGGGCCGGGCATGAGAAGCAAGACCGCTGCTCTCTTCTCTCGCTGCCAGCCCTCTCATGCACCTGACCTGACTGACCGTCCCGCTGTGCGCTCCTTCCTCGTCTCCCAGATCGCTGATTCTCTGGCAAACAAGCTTTTTTGGCCGACGTGTGCTAGAATAGTATTACATTAGTGCGGCAAGAAAAGGAGGAGAGAGGCCAGAAGCATGGAGCGAGATCCAGGCCATGCCTATAGCTACACAGCCCAGGGCGATCGCAACGAGCCGGCTGCCTCGCTCGAAGGGACCGTTGACTATACTCATCCCGACTTCTACCGCCTCTCACCTGGCTGGCACTCCGGACCCACTCCTGCTGCAGCAGCAGGTCAGGCAGAGCTGCAACCGTATCGTGGCCCACAGGATGTGGCACGCTATACCTCTGACGCGGCTCATCATGGCCAGGGCGAGGACACTTTAGCCGGAACAACACAACAAGGTTCGTCCACGACGAGCATCAAGGGGAAAAAGGGATTGGCTGGCCTGGGCGGCAGCCTGGCGGCACTGCTGGCTCTGCTCCTGAAGTTTCAATGGCTCGGCTGGCTGCTGAAATTCGGCTGGGCAGGCATCTCAGCGCTCGTTTCGCTGGCGTTCTACGCCATGAT
It contains:
- a CDS encoding competence/damage-inducible protein A; this translates as MRAEIISCGTELLLGQITDTNATYLAQSLSGLGIDLYFVSQVGDNLERIVETLRRAWERSELIIMTGGLGPTEDDLTREAISTLLGERMQVDPGLEAELRAWFAARGVQMPERNVKQATLIPSARPLPNPLGTAPGWWVEQAGRIIVAMPGVPREMYRMWEAEVIPRLSPYTGGLIFTRILRVIGLGESTVEQRLEPFIHASNPTVATYAKSDAVDVRVTAKAASREEAKRLVSETEARIREVLGDYIFGVDKETLPSVVGAMLAQRGQTLAVMESFTGGLLSSLITDIPGSSRYFRGGLVAYSRAVAQEMGLSSEPVERAGLVSEETARAMAQLARQRLAADYGIGITGVAGPEPLEQQPAGTLFLAIAGPTGVVTSSGSGWRGNREDQKYRSALAALNLLRLHLLGIKKAQ
- a CDS encoding Nramp family divalent metal transporter; its protein translation is MERSGQKTTELQRKDRAARKKPARSRFPFRLSRSSPLIRLLAVLGPGLIAANAGNDAGGIATYSAAGANYGYNLLWALFISSFFVAVLQEMCARMGAVTGKGLADLIREEFGVRWTALAMLALLIANTGITVSEFLGIGASVQVLAQDVHTPWIYVTVPVCGLALWWLVIKGSYRRVEKVFIAMSLGFLSYIPAAFVAHPDWGAIAHQSVLPTFQLDSDYLLTAAALVGTTISPYMLFYVQSAVADKGIHAGEYIYEQIDVYSGTLFATIISFFIVVATGATLFVSHHPASTALDAAFALRSLAGPYASLLFSIGLFGASLLAAAVLPLSTAYAICEAFGFERSLSRSFREAPVFQGLFTALIVLGVLVTLIPGLPIFQVLIVLQDINTAMLPIILVFIILLVNNRRLMGKHKNSLLFNIFGWATVLFVSILTLILLAVNLLHL